The Helicoverpa zea isolate HzStark_Cry1AcR chromosome 2, ilHelZeax1.1, whole genome shotgun sequence DNA window taattattttatataacgtAGTTATTTACAGGTTCCTAAAAAGCTATGTATCTACCAATTAAAGGCTTAAATCCAGGAACAAACTGCAACCAACGTTTTCGCGGCAATTTTAGTGCATGTATCAATTCATATGGTAGGTACCGATGTTTTGCTATACATCTAtctaagaataataaaaaaatgataccTACCCCTGTTGTCATCGCTTGAGAGAGCACCACATCTCTGATCTCACTAATACTTTGTCTAAACACGACATATAACTGGAACACCGGTAGATTAACGTTATGTTTCACAAAAACCTAAGATAATAACATAACTTGATACTTCAGCTACAACGacacttatttttataatcgtaGTTCTAACTGACTACCAGTCCCAACAACCCTCTCAAACTGAGGACTCTTCCTTGATACAATGTTTATATCACCAGCTGGTTTTACGTAACCAGACAAACACCGCCCTACAGACAGGGAGCACCGAAAACTGAACCCAGTGAAAGatgttataagtacctatacgCATTCAATAACGCTTACAGGAACAATGTTTGGAACTTCCGTAAATTTTattacagcgccatctattatgCAGTAGCTGAACTTCACATGAATTAAGCGACATCTGTCTACGTTTATATGAACTAATCTCTTTAATAGCGCCATCTCTTGTTCGTTTTGAATAGTTTTAGTTCTTATTTTATGACATAGATGTCAGTAGTATcgctaaatattataaaacaaatcaatgatataaaattgtgttttgaatTCCTGTTTGCAaaagttttgtttcttttatatatCCTAAATTTTTTTCACACATATTTTCCCGTTcgaaatttaaatgaaaaacaatcGATTTCATTGAAcgcaattaaaaaacaataatttattcatagaTTGAAATGTCAATGTCACTCAAACGTCATAGttgtgatttgtttttgtttttatataaaatctattgaaattgcaaaagaaaaagtataaaaaaattattaataaaatttctaGCACAGCATTAAACTTCTCATACGCCTCATAATGGTTAAAGTTTGGAAACTAGGTTTGATGAGTTACGACACTGCCTTAAAAATTCAACTAGCAGTCGCCCGAAAGCACTTGGATGCTTTAATGAAGGGACAAGACGGTAACTACGACACGCTTTTGCTCGTGGAACACAAACCAGTCTTCACTGTTGGTAAGTTTATCAGGAAACACTAATAATCATAACATAACCTAAAACTATATTCTCAGCCGTCTAGGAACATGATCTAAGACTTTGTTTTGATCTATCAAAGTACTGTTATTGCCTCCTTTCTATTCTTAGGAATCAGAGATGAGACATCAAACAATGAAATTATGAGACTGCGAGGTCTTGGAGCAGAGTTCAGGAAGACGAACCGTGGTGGACTCATAACATTTCATGGTCCTGGCCAGCTAGTGGCCTACCCTGTAATAAACTTGAAGCACTTCAAAACCAGTGTGAAGTGGTACGTGCAGAGCTTGGAGGAAACCGTTATCAATGTCTGCAGTGAGCTAGGTatgttgattttttttcttattcaatttgttttataatctTACAAATCTTTATGTACCCATATGTAATGGTGATCAATATTTTATCTTTGCAGGAATAAAGGGAACCCGCTCTCCATACACTGGTGTATGGGTAGATGATAATAAAATTGCAGCCATCGGAATCCATGCGTCCAGGTATGTGACAACTCATGGGATCTCGATCAACTGCGACAATGATCTGTCATGGTTTAACAATATTGATCCTTGTGGCATAGAAGATAAGGGTGTCACTTCACTAACTAAAGAATCGGGAATAGAATGCACTGTTGAGAAGATTACACCCATATTCCTCAAATGCTTTAACAAAGTATTTGGCTGTGAAACTGAGGATATTGATCCAAAAATGCAAGAAGAAATCTTGAGCAGTATCTATAATAAACTACTGGTAAATAACGTAAGTGCTTAGCAAAAAATGCATATTTAGTGTTTGACATTGTTACCTGTCTTTATATCTGAATTGTTAGAATCTATTAGGAAAAATTGATCTAGTGATAGTGttagtaagtatttattataacctTACTATTTTGGATGGcaagtacataataaaaaaaaaagataaatttgtacagtttatttcatttcttaattaaaatgaaaagtaaaataaatagataaattaaaaattaatttaaataaataaagaagaagTCTCAAGTTGGGTTAGGAGAAACACATCTACATCAGTTTGTACACAAACACAATGGTACAAAGTGTGTTACATATTTCTTCAGAACCCAACTGAAAGTTCAAAAGTCATACTAAGCATTGTAGCACAAAGTCTTTAAGGTAACAgtatatttacaaattgttttagaatgtttcattatataaaaacttttaccCCAAACTgtcataaaaatgtatgaaataatGTGATTATAATAGTGttacaaaaaatgcaaataGTTGTGACTATTATTACTCTTACAATAATTAATTGTCCTAATATCTAAATTACCAATGTAGTAGGTTCAGAATAATCCCCTAAAACTAATTGATGATGAATAGCAAATCTTAATCATTTTTCAGGGATTATtccaaacattattttgtaactacTGATATGATGAGTACTcaaaaattgtacaaaatgGTCAACTATCTTATACCTCATAATAAATGCATTGTCTTATACTGttaaaattatctaattaaaTGCAATAATTCATTACCCTTTAAACTGCAGTATTAAGGGAATTAGTAAGATTTTATAAGGTGATTGATCTACTCATACacctacttaaaattaataaatgcttctaaatgcaataaattatttctaaattaaatgCAAATCACGCGGTGGTTACAACAATCATACCAAATATTAGGCGTCAGAAATCATTTCCCAAATTCTACATATACACCACGAAAATATTCACGGAACTTATACTAAATGGACGGATGTCTGAGAATACgttgttttttatgttgtgtTCGTCAGTCATTTGTATCACATGTTCGTCAATACAAGACACATTGGAACGTGGGTCCCTAGCGTCGTGACAACGCGAACATAGCCTCTAAAGTTAGGAGTAATTACGACATGTGCTTGGGCGGCGCGAGCCACTTGCGCATGTAGTAGCAGAAGATGGTCGCGATGTACAGCAGCACCAGCAGGGCACACGCCACTCCCAGCAGCAGCACCGACGCCTTGCTGGGACACGGCTCTACGATCGTTACTGTTTTTTCTGCGGAAGAAATTAATATGCATCAATCAGTCGTGTGATGACACTTTGTTGTTGAGGAGATAGGAGATAGGAGAGGCTGAGAGTAAAATGAGGCAAACAAACTCAATAATTACCTCCGAAGTTAGCTTCAGACGCCACACCACCCGGCTTGTCGGAGCGCAGGAAGTCTGTGCTCTGTCGCTCATCACCGAAGTCTAGAACCAAGATCTCCTGCGAGATGTTCATATCTTCCTCCTGACTGTGCGCTTCGCTCGTCTCGTTGTGGGGCAACGAACGCTTCTTTCTGCCCCAAGACTCCAAAGAATCTCGACCCCATTCGCACACCGCCTAAAAACGTGAAATGTTAAACGACGTGTCATTTGCGTAATTTCAGCGTGACTAACAGAATTAACCGTTGCTAATAGTCATATTGAACAAAAAAGCGCAAACACCCATTCCATCAAATGGTTGATTCATCTCGCACTTACCGGCTCGCAAGGTCCAAGACAGTACTTGACGTTGCATTGGAAGATGACTCCATAAGATTCAGTGAACCTGAACGCTTCGTACACGGATTGGAGAGCGTTGCCGTCGGGAGTGAACGCTGGGAAGATTGACGGGTCCAATGGGCATCTAAATAACAATAAGAGATTAGACAAGAGTGTACGATGAACAGAAAACGATACCTCAAAAAAATGCTCACGAAGAAAACATACCCTTCATCATCAATAATCGGGAAAGTGCTCTTAGAATCCTTAGCCATAGCGACACAGCTGCGGGCGAAGATGCCATAAGGAGCTGAAAGATTAACAGATAAACGTCAGAAATTGCGCAAAATTTCCATAAACTGTACATAAAGTTACGTTGTTGTTATGCTTACTGTCTTCGGGGATCTCGATGCGGAAGGTAAGCCTGTCTCCGATGCGTACAGTCTCCACCTCGCGTTGGCGAGCGTCCAGGATGCGGATACGTGGTGGAGGAGCCTCGGGCGCGGCAGTGATGGAAATCATCTCCGGGTCTCTGTTACCATCAATTACCAATTATTGAGGATCTTATATCGACTAAACTACtacgacaataataatatatgcgTTTCTCTTAAGTACACGGTATGCTTGCCTACCGTGTGGGTATCATCATGTATGCAAGAGTGCCACAATAGAGCCCTATCCACGGCTATGAAGATACTATCGGACTTTTCTAAATTCATTAGGAATACGTATGTATGAACAGATGTTCGTGTTAAATTGCTCATCACGTCCACCGGCCGTATCTTACTGATGTGAATCTAATTGTTACGTGTTTACAATGCAGCAACGATATTAGGTCGATGGAATTTTAAATCGTCTTGGCATGGAGGCATGTCGAAATAGCCCCCGTTTTTCATATTACTGTAACATATCACGTAGGTTACTTGTCTCTTGACGCGGACGAATAAATTATACGGTAAATTCTCTAACTTTGCATTTTTGCGGTACCTTGCCCACTTCATGAATGAGTTGTAGAGATTGGAAAAGCAGCTCACGATAAAATTTAGCGATACGATGTGAACGTCCCACTGACCTGATTGGTACCATTCCAAATGTGATGTTCTTCGAACTCATGTCGTATGTGCACTTGACTTTGTAGATCTTGTCCGCTTTCGTCATCACTACGCTGTGGTGTTGCAGGACAACAGTGTTCGAATATACTCCggtcttaaataaaaacaaatgttagGTAACAGTTTAGCTGACAGAGGTTTTCAACAGTTCGGTATTATAGAATGACTTACGACGCTCTGAGTGTTGCAGTCCTGGCCAGCCATGGTGAGGTCGAGTCGGAATAGGTCGCTGTTCACAACGTCAATATTGCAAGTCTCCGAGCGCCCCAGAGCATAGATACGTCCGTTGAATGGCTTGTTAGTGCGCACTTGCACGGCAATCCTAGTGTCCTTGCAAAGCACCGAAACTAAAACAAGAAGCGATAATGTAGAAGGAAGTGTTTTCTAGTAAAACTGAAGCACAATTTATATGTGTTAACAAGATGTACCATCGTAGCAAGTTCCAGTTTTGTCACAATTGGCATCGTTTCTCGTCAAGTTGCTCGACATGTTCGTATCTTGTTGATGCTCAATCGTTACAGGCAGCTCTCCAGGAGGATTTGCGTTGCTAGGCGGCTCTGCAATGAACACATAAATACATCTTGATTATTGAAGAAACAAATAGAAAACCAAGAATGCAGTAAATTACATAGTCGTTGGTTAATAAACCCTAATAAATGCATGAGTCCCGGGTGCATGTCTGTACGCATGGCGAACCCCTGATTAGGCAGAGGCAAACGTACGTGCACTGCCTGTATTATAATAATCGAATCAAGATTGCTACAAGGTACTGCTGTACGCGGTGATTCTAAATGCAACCTACCCGTACATCAAACCTAGTTGGTGCAATTACCGTCCCCTCTCCCGCGCAAGGCAGAGCTACTTGAGTAGCTAGGCTTATTCTTGGTTTTAACTTGCAATCAATAAATGATTAGTAATTGAATGTTCTCATTACCTAGAATCTATTGTTCGTTCCCACTCATAAAAATTGTACTGCTTTTAAATCTTATTATCTTTTAATTGGTAAAGGAAATTACTAAGTATTGAGTTTTACTTTGATTGGAACAAAACTGCTTATTAAACATTTTGCTCttgcattttgaaataattcCTTGATATGTACTTAGTGGCTTGAGAGATTTCTTTATTCGGCAGACGTGGGAGAAATTGAAATTGGTTTAAGAATACAATAGTAGAACAATATCTGAAAGATCGGCGTCTTAACCGTTCCGAATCAATTCGATAGCACGGTGCCAATGTCTGGATACATTCACGACCATCGCCCGGCCAATAATAAGGTGACGTAAACGAGATTTGGGCCATTGACCGCTGGTGTTGGACAAAGGAAACCTCTTATTCGCCCACGGCTTATCCGTCGCCAAACGTCGTTGGCCGTTTATGGTGGTACTACTGACAATAATTACCAAGATGCAAACTAAGAGCAGTGGCCTAGCACGATTCACGAAGCACGTGTGAAAAGTATTGTTAACCTCGGCCATTTTAAAACAGGTTTCACATCATCTTTATTTAATGATGCTGTTGTGATATCAATCAATTGCAGGACTCCCTGGCTTGAAAAGAAATGGTGCTACAATAGACTGTCTGACATTTCTTGAGCTgatatatttgatttcaatcatCATAACTCAATTGTTACATTTCTGACTGTTGAGGGAGTTAGAACCACTTAAAATTTAATGGAAGTTCGAAGTTCCTTAGACCCAACACATTTATAACTGCGTGGAATGACGAATTGAGTCTTCTTGTTCTATCGCAGCAGATCATATCACGATAATGAGACATCTAAAGAAGTCATTTACTGTCATTTTGTCACTTGTCACTATGATTGACTGTTTCGTCAAAACCCGATGCTCCTCGATTGAGATATCATATAATCTTTTTGGGTACCTATTAATTTCAAAAGCTGCAAAagttataagtttatttataaaatgtaatcaTTGTGCGGATCGTGCCTGTTCCGAGTGGTCGAAGTCGATGACACCGCTGCAGCGACGACCAGCATATTTGCAACGCTTCAACGATTTATAAAAACTTATCAACAACTTCCCACGCTCGCTTTAATAAATGTTCAGCTTAGACAATGCGGTAATTCTGCCTAAGTATGTGCTTAATTAGTGATTATTTAGTGCTTATACTAAAAATGCTTAATGCTCGCTGAAAAAATCACGAGAAGagtaatagtgaaagaataggATCGGTATTTCCCTCAACAAACATAAGGGGATACcacataggtatattttgataACAATTAAAGAAACTGTCAGATTGCAAAACTAGGACTTCAATTGTATATCTTCAAAGAAGTAACCGAAAAGTTATCACCAATTTCTCCGACTTACCTACATTTCGTAAGTAGGCTTCGGCTGGCTTTTTATAGAGTCtcgattttacaaaaaaagatgaGATCCAAAGTTGTTTTCCTTTTTTCGTTTGTGGCTAAATTTGTTCATAGCTTGTCGCTAGATTAGGTTGGAGATTAGACGTGGTCGCGTTCAATGAGATCTTAGTCGTTTtataagaacaaaataactCTGATAGCAATCTCAAAACACTTTGTGGAAGCTGATATCAAATCAGAAAGTAAAAAAGCATCTTTATTCCACTTTGAATTTTCAACAGCAACTTCTGGTTGATTTCCCTTCAATCGCGAGAGAATCTTAACAAGATGCGttaatatttatatctatagaagcgtcataatatttattaatgtaaAAAGCTAACCATACGATATCATAGCGGAGTCTAGAAAAAATGTGGCATTGAGGCAGTCTGAAGCGGTCGCATGTTCGGAAGTGTCCGCTTAAGGATATAACGGTCCCACTGGATATCAAGACAGGGTTCCGTATGCAATCTTGTTACTGAGAAGCAATGCCGTTATCTTGCCACTAGATTGTCGAAGCCAGTAATAAACTTGTTTACCTATTTACTCATACCTTCATGGTTTCCATGCCAGACAACCTGCCGAACTAATAAGATAAGGAAATCGTTTTCAGTGAGACGACACAGATAAGTCATTAGACTGATGTGAAATCTTGTGTGAATCAAGAAGTCGGACAGCGTGCTATTTTCTAAAATGGCAATTACTGAAACCACATTTCAAGTCTTCAATCCAGTGTTAGTCATGAAACTGTATACGTGTCGGTGTACCTAACATTTATTTCCAATTTGTCTAAAACGTTGCATAAATTCAATTAACTATTCGATTAGCAGCATGCGGTGCGCGGGCGCTGACCTGCGCGGCGGCCGCATGTATCCGCGCGCGCGCAAGGCCGCCCAAGGCCGTTATACTCGTACTACAACTGCTATAAACGTCGCGCTTCTAATGAAAAACTGACATGATAATATCTAACAAATATTTTGGCATAAAGCCATCCAAACATCAGCAGCCTGTACCTAACGACTCATCGTAAAAGTAAAATCTAACTAGGCACTTACGCAGTAAACTTAGAAGCCTATCGCGCACTCAGATAAATGGAAATACTAATGAATTTCTACTTAAACGTGGGTTTACAATACACCATGCATCTCAAACTAATTGACAATTCCATTAGCCATTAAAATCTCGGTGTGTGGCTGTTGAACTTTCTAGTGGTTGTGCCGTTTCCTCATTACACGACCTCCAAGACCTGCTTTTCTTAATGATTCACTCGCTAATTTATGCAATTTTGATGTCCAGAAATATATTAattctaataatataatgtgcaattcattaaaattgtatattttttcactGATTTTGCGAAAGAAGTCGCTGGTGATCTATATCCGGCACGGCATTATCTAAGATTTAGGGCTGCACGACGTCGAAGCCGAGTTCACGGGCGCCACAAAAAATCCTATTCAATTTGTGTATGACCACCGTTATGAGAGCACGCACGAACGCCGCCGACCGCCTCCTCCGCCGCTCCCGCATACAATACCACTCTCTTTGTTACTTTTTGCACCAAAATGCAGCGACTGTTATCATGACTCGGCACATTCTGTCATTGTAAACATAACTAACGAAATTATGCTAACGTATCATCGGCGGCGGTGTGGCTATTCACTGTGAATACACCAATTACAATGTTAAATAGACATCGTCGAACAAGGTTCCGCTTGATCAGCTCTGTAATGAATATCACTTTTATCGAATATATTAGTGTAGCTGCGTGCATCAGACGTGAGACGTTTTTATGGCGGTGAATCAGTTTATTGATATCGTGATGTAATGACAATGGCTTTTAAACGCTCCTGTTTATGGCACGCCGGCTATCGCGTCATAACTCTTCTTTGACAACATTACGCATAACAATGTTTGCCATTACAGTTCATTATTTCGATCATCAGATAACCTCGGATCTACGTAATTATGTTTCGTTATTATTGAGAAGGTACGAGATCGAGTTTGTATATAACGGTACCATTGCGGGAAAATGTCTGAGTAGCTGATTATAATGTGTGTTTTGCTTTATACAATGAGGAGCCGGCAGCCGAACGATGCCAATCTTAATGCCATAACTCGGCCTTACGTAATCGAGTAGCAGGCATCCCACTCGCCTATAGCGGAACGCACGCTGTGCCATGAAATTATCCTTAACAAGGTATCTGCGGCTAACTATTGGTTACCTACAAAAGGAAAATTTCACCTAAACAAGTTTTCATGAGAGCCGCGATAAGGCTCggttaaatacttacattaatAAAAGTGAATACCCGTCTACTGTCTTCATCCGAAAGTTATAAGCTATGTAGTCACGATCTATTCCTTATAACAACATGGCAGAGCATTATTTTCTCTTAACAGCCAGCATCATCTCCCGTACTCGTAGTTGCAAATCGATTGTATCGGTTCGATCGAGGCGAGTCAACTCGATTAAAGTACATCGAACGCTTTTGACCCTGACCCTGCAGCATGCGGCGTGGCGTGAGATATGGACTCGCCAGTGTTTACGTCTTGTTAGGAACTCAGACTTCAAGTATCGCAAGATTCATGCTCTTTACTCTTCGAGAGCTACAGAATAATGCTTTTACGAAATGCATTCACGTTTTCCTCCTAAGCGTGCGCCAAGTAGGTTCATCAGCTGAACTTTGAAAACAGTGTGTGTCAATACCTATAATGCAAATCATCAATGCTGAACTGATGTTACCGACATTTTCATCAGAAACTAATAATAAACCTCTCACAGTTAAATGCCTCGAAGTACTGAAGTACGGTTGATTCAAGATGTTCGCTCACACCATTCTGCTTCAATGTTAAATCAGATAAAGTGGCAAAAAATTGTATTGTGTGCATACAGACATTTCTCACGACTACCGTAGGTGAGAAGTTATTCATCACTGCGCCGGAGCTGCTGAGCAACGTCTAACAATTAACTTCCGTTGCTTTAGCGTACGCTAATAGCGTTATTATCGAGATTTACATCgctttattgtttaaaaaaatattaataatacgtCCCTTGTGGGTTTAACACTCACTAAAGCTCGTTAACGCAcaggtttgtttatttaagtcAATCTTACAGAAGCTAAGTTAAGCAAATGAGTTACGTATAGTAATGAAGCTGCGTCGTTATCTAGTAGATAGTATACGGCATCAATCTGGCGCGTCGTCGTAAAACATGATCATGACGTTAGCAAATACGTATCCCGTTGGCCACTAACGAGCTCCAGTAATAGCATATATACCGAATAAAAACCCTACAGAGTTATTAGGTGCTAAAGTGATAGGGCAGTATCCTTCACCGGATACTCATAGCCGTATTTATATAGGAAAACATGTGGATTGTGCAACGGCAAAATTGAACTATAAAATGTACGATTGCGCTTCCATTAAATgcgtttttatttcaaagaattgCAAAGTCAATGTCCcatgggctgcgggttgttcgaaagagataccgcggccctggtacataaaaggcctatgacggaacacgacggtttttagtcagtaagagtctgacactccctcaccgctgctaacccacagcgggaggggtcatttgatgatttttgaggtcgttaaaaaaaaaatgtcccaTTTTATGAGAGTCTCAATTAACCGACACTACCACAGCAGAAGTCGGTCACAGCAAATCACCACGCTCCGCTAATGTCGCACTATACTTATTTCCCAAACAATATCAAATCTAAAAgtctcataaataaaaaagtaatcacACACTTTTGGAGgaaagtaaaccttttttatccaattttgtggcaaaacgatttaaaaataaataaaaaatggctgATAATTTCCAGCTTTCTACAAAAGCGCGTTAATACGGACTGACGCGTAACTGTATCGGACGGTGTACGTTGCGCTGACTACGTTCTCGATAAAAACTGTTTGCAGGTCTTAGCAATGCAATATTGTTTCGAATGCATACGCGTATCATATacacaaagaacaaattaatttattatgagaTGGTGCTGTACCTAAGTGTACTTATAATTCACAAATAAGACAATGAAACCATTGATCAGGATTACAATTCAGTGCTAGTGCAATTTAATTGCATCTTTTCTTTTAGCACTTACCTAATACGTCATTTTGAGTGATTTCCGCTTCCTGAGCTTACAGATTTAAAGGCAGGCTCGTAAATTACGTGATTTATTGCATTTGGCTAGTGAAACGCTAATTGTAACTGATTGCTTCTATATGATTTGTAAAgcggtttttatttaaaatcactgAACAAATTATAGTCGTAGTATGCTCACTGCACACGCAGAAATCTTGaagatcatattttttaaagaacaaaGAAATGAAGATTTATGTTTGAAACCTTTTCAGCGCGTAAACTTTTACAGTACATTTGATTACCTACGTACATTGTCTTAGCCTAAAGCAAAAGTAATCTTATATGTTAGGTTCATCAAAATTCTTAGAATGAGGAGAATGCAGTAAAGTGATTATCCGGCGTTTGTACAATAATAACAAGGCAGGTACATTGTTTATCACGAATCTTGTAAACTTCTCAAAGTGCCGGGACTAGCCATTAAATAGGTTATTTTTTGCTGAGCCTGGGAATGAAGTAATTATTGAGTTAATGACGTAAACGTTCACGCCAATTGCATTACAGGCTACTTACGATCGTTTCTCACATCGACGTCCTTATACAGGGACAGTTTATCGAACATAGTCGTTCTAGGAAAATAAATCGACATACAAATTGCTTTCACGTATTTAACGTACGCTCGTATGGACGACACGCAGCTAACGCGTGAGAAATATTAATCATAGCCTCTTTGCGAATTTAATGGCGTATTAACGTCGGCATACATTgcagttttatattttacgatGATCATTTTGACAGCACAATGGAATCAGATTCCATGAAGACTACTGTTAGTGTTgagtatttaaataatgaaagcTCGCGTCGCATATTAGTTGAGTAACGCAAAGGGCAGTAACGTAGGCACATTATTTACATTTGGCCGCGTCGCTGGCTGCAAGGGTGAACGCTCGTAACTCGGCCGATGTTCCATCAACCAGCCGCAGTTAATTGCGAACGATTATTGCAAGGTGTCATTAGCAAGGCCGACATTCGTACTCCACTTTCTTATCTAACACGTATTCCATTTATACAGACTGCCGTTCTATGATTTACATTCAAATGAATATTAACATTATGGTTTACAACTGCTCTAACGATGTTACTTTAATAGCATTAAACTAGCGCTTTGGAACTGCCTCTCAGTATCGTAATCTAAACTAAgtagtttatgtaaatatatagatAAACTTTGAGATGTCGAATAAAATTTAACGTTAGATCGTCGATGGTATCGAGAGCTCTCCGTCATAGTGGTGACTGGTCTCCTCCCACAGAAATATGGCGCTATCAACAGAAAGTACGGACAATAAATACGTCGGAAAGTGCACCGGCCGCGATCTCTTCCGTAATGCAGTTCTAGATGGCCGGCTTCCGCTGAATGTACGACCAAATTATAACTTATATTCGCCACAGCCGCTGTAAACGCCATATTGTATGAGTTTCCGTCAATCTTAAATATATTCATTAGCGCATATTTCCACTTTCTACGTAAGGCCTTCTTTACAATATTGTATGGCCAGTGAAATGTAacgatattattattacattcattttgtaaaactgtatAAGAGCGCCGCATGAGAAAATCCAGTTTGGATATAAAACAAGAATTTATGCCACAAGAAAATTATCTCTTTCGACTACTTTTATTCAATTATTGGTTGAAACAATGCCGAgtctataattttaaattaaaatcaaattgtgAACCACAAAAACGTATGTGAGCCTTTACGTTCATTATTACTCCATCTTTTAAGATGATTGAAGCTCAGAAACTTGTAGAGCGGCGCATTCATGTAATTATTGACCATATGAAGTCATtactagattttaatttaaacccaGTATTATTTTCCCATTATCAATAAGCGACCGGCCATAATAAtacactaaaatataaataaaacattaatgtcACCGTGTTCTGCAGTTTTTTGAGACATCGAAGTAGTTTATTCAGTTTTTAGTCGGCTACAATTTACTGCGGCGTGTACCTCGGCGCCGCGATagcaaaactttaaataaaacaatgttgttATCGTTATAGCTTCGGCCTAGACTTGAAGTGGGTTAGTGTTGCAAACTACACGTTTAAGATTTATGCTTTTCCATTTTCCCTCTTGAAAATAGGATCTAAATAAAGTTAACGATACTCGTAAAATAGTAACTATGTTCTGTAGATGCAATTACAACAGTACCTGACACTCATTTTAGCTTCATGCAATTAAA harbors:
- the LOC124640937 gene encoding putative lipoyltransferase 2, mitochondrial produces the protein MVKVWKLGLMSYDTALKIQLAVARKHLDALMKGQDGNYDTLLLVEHKPVFTVGIRDETSNNEIMRLRGLGAEFRKTNRGGLITFHGPGQLVAYPVINLKHFKTSVKWYVQSLEETVINVCSELGIKGTRSPYTGVWVDDNKIAAIGIHASRYVTTHGISINCDNDLSWFNNIDPCGIEDKGVTSLTKESGIECTVEKITPIFLKCFNKVFGCETEDIDPKMQEEILSSIYNKLLVNNVSA
- the LOC124640927 gene encoding uncharacterized protein LOC124640927, which translates into the protein MKGDGLRLARLALLLLQATYVISRTAFEKLTDVDFAGTAYYTVRNLSLYECQGWCREEPDCQAASFSFVLNPLTPVQETRCLLQNDTQANNPMATPQRSVNTYYMVKLQVRTESVCLRPWAFERVPGKTLRGLDNTVIYTSTKEACLAACLNEKKFPCRSAEYEYGSMRCSLSDSDRRTAQHFVQLVDTPGTDYFENLCLKASQACKGQRVFTAPRIGVAEDKVAQYAGLHYYTDKELQVTSEAACRLACEIESEFLCRSYLYMGPPHSAAYNCRLYHLDHHTLPDGPSAYLNAERPLIDDGEPIGKYFENFCEKPPSNANPPGELPVTIEHQQDTNMSSNLTRNDANCDKTGTCYDVSVLCKDTRIAVQVRTNKPFNGRIYALGRSETCNIDVVNSDLFRLDLTMAGQDCNTQSVTGVYSNTVVLQHHSVVMTKADKIYKVKCTYDMSSKNITFGMVPIRDPEMISITAAPEAPPPRIRILDARQREVETVRIGDRLTFRIEIPEDTPYGIFARSCVAMAKDSKSTFPIIDDEGCPLDPSIFPAFTPDGNALQSVYEAFRFTESYGVIFQCNVKYCLGPCEPAVCEWGRDSLESWGRKKRSLPHNETSEAHSQEEDMNISQEILVLDFGDERQSTDFLRSDKPGGVASEANFGEKTVTIVEPCPSKASVLLLGVACALLVLLYIATIFCYYMRKWLAPPKHMS